The genomic stretch ccggcatggcccatgttcgaacttgaccttcacatcatctagttacaacttctgacaagtgtggtgaaaatcggatttaaactacttgaaatagagagcggaaatagagagcggacaccatgctcaatgtgtaaaacgtactaagtgaccctgtgacctagtttatgacccggaaaggcccatgttcgaacttggccttaagatcatctagatacaacttctgaccaagtctggtgaagatcggatgaaaactacttgaattagagagcggacaacatactgaatgtttaaaacacactaagtgaccctgtgacctagtttttgacccggcaaggcccctgttcgaacttggccttaagatcatctagatacaacttctaacaaagtttggtgaagatcggatgaaaactacttgaattagagagcggacaacatactgaatgtttaaaacacactaagtgatcccgtgacctagttattgaccaggcaaggcccatgttcgaacttggcctagacatcatgtagatacaacttctgaccaagtttagtgaagatcggataaaaactacttaaattagagaggtaacaacatgctgaatgtttaaaacgcactaagtgacccgtgacctagtttttgacccgacaaggcccatgttcaatcttggcctagacatcatctagatgcaacttctgaccaagtttggtgaagatcggatgaaaactacttgaattagagagcggacaacatgatgaatgtttaaaacgcactaagttacgccgtgacctagtttttgacctggcaaggcccatgttcgaacttggcctagacatcatgtagatacaacttctgaccaagtttggtgaagatcggatgaaaagtacttgaattagagagcggacacttaatacggaccgacagactgaccgacagacaagttcactcctgtatacccccctaaacttcttttgtgggggtataatgatatGGCATTGCTATGTACAGAAAAAGGAACTACACGTACTTATAAATATGACTAACACTTCTATTTACTGGTAAGTAAGCCTTACAGTTTAAACAGTAATGTCTGTCCAATAAAAAGGAACACTTACGAGAAAAACAACACTGCCCAAAAATTTACTTGTATGTAACCTACACATTTAAGAGCTCCAAAATGAAGGAACTTTTAGGAAATAGAAGATATATGATGATTTTTTGAAAATCACAGCTATCTTACTTCAAACCACAAGAAAGTACAGAATAAATAAGGATAATTCATCAATAATCTGCTATGAAACTTTGACAAACAGAAGTTAATTGTCCAATACCCCTAtcccactcagaagctaagtgaaaatggctatatgcaaccagcattaaaccagaacagacttCCAGTCACTtgcatgttttatgctgtttgctgctctttgGTATCTTTAATTGTGAAAAGCAGCCTTAATAACAAGATTTTTAATAAGAAaggttttaaatataatatgattTTCCAAGGAGCTACAAATACATCAAAATGGGAATCTCAGTAGTTAAGGGATAACAAAGCACCTACTCGACTATCTCCTGTTGCCTAACAATCTCTTCATCCCGCTGTCTCAAGGTCACCTGCAGAATGTGGTTCTCCTTCTCGATGGCCTCTAACTGGGTCAATGTTCCCTCGTGACCTTTCTtcagaagttcaaggtcatgctTCACTTGCTGAGCTTCCATGGTGATTTCCTGGCGAACTTTTAGTTGCTCAGTCTCCTGGTTGACAaaggattaacccatttatgcccagtggactctcctatccttcttaattggatcaatttatttccaaaattaggggtgtcaagtatatttatgtctatatttagaatatttcataaagaaattcatttaagcaaacagcgcagacccagatgagacgccgcattatgcggcgtctcatctgggcatacgctgtttgcaatgtccttttttcaggacgctagacataaatgggttaaattatgttgttttaaatttagAAAAATCTTACTAATACACTAATAATATGTATTATCTAATTGTGTCCATTTTGACATGTTCTTCTAGGAAATAACTATTAGTCTAACATCTTAGACTTAAtcattgaattaaaaatatttttatcctTAATATACCCACACGCACTACTATTTTGAAGCTTTACCTTGATTAAAGTGGCACATTCAAATTTCCAATTAAATCTAACAGCTTTTAGCATTTGGATGGCATAAATAACATTACAGTGTTCAACAAACAAAGTGTTGATTCaaataaaatgatcttaaaaaatTCTCAATTGTCTGAAaactatttaatattattaaatgttaaatattaaacattgaaatgaaACAGACTGTTTGCTGAAGTTGAGTGTGAAAGGTTTAAACCCCCCAGCAATTTAGGGAGAAAGCATTGAAGTTGATGGTTAATATATTGTGTTCTTGGAAGCTTCTGTATTTGACCTCTGTAAAATACTACATTTAAATCCAAAGATAAGTATTTTGCGGTTTATGCTTTCATAGTTATACAAGTTTAACAATTTGggaaatattaagttgttaaatacaAGATCTTaatacaaacaagggctgtttgtaaaacatgcatgccccacccccatatgggctgtcagttgtagtggcagccattgtgtgaatacgttttttgtcactgtgaccttgacctttgacctagtgacccgaaaatcaataggggtcatctgccagtcatgatcaatgtacctatgaagtttcatgatcctaggcctaattattattgagttatcatcaggaaaccattttactgtttctactcactgtgaccatgacctttgacctagtgacctgaaaatttataggggtcatctgccagtcaagatcaatgttcctatgacgtttcatgatcctaggcgtaagcattcttaagttatgatccggaaaccattttactattttgagtcactgtgaacatgacctttgacctagtgacctgaaaatcaatattggtcatctgccagtcatgatcaatgttcctatgaaatttcatgatccaaggcgtaagcattcttcagttatcacccagaaaccattttaatattttaagtcactgtgaccttgacctttgacctagtgacctgaaaatcaataggggtcaccagtcatgatcaatgttcctacgaagtttcatgatcctagccctttcatgatcctaggcctaagcattcttgagttatcatcctgaagccattttactgtttcgagtcactgtgaccttgacctttgacctagtgacctgaaaatcaattggggatatctgccagtcatgatcaatgtaccaatgaagtttcatgatcctaggcctaggcattcttgagttatcatccagaaaccatttaactgtttcgagtcactgtgaccttgacctttgacctagtgacctgaaaatcaataggggtcatttgctagtcatgatcaatgtgcctatgaagtttcatgatccaaggcgtaagcattcttgggttatcatccggacaccattttactatttcgagtcactgtgaccttgacctttgacctagtgacctaaaaatcaaaagggatcatctgccagtcattatcaatctacccatgaagtttcatgatcctaggcctaagccttactgagttatcatctggaaaccatttaactattacGAGTCActatgatcttgaccttttaccaagtgacctgaaaatcaatatgggtcatctgccagttatgatcaatgtaccatgatcctagacctaagcgttcttgagttgtcacctggaaaccatctggtggacggaccgactgacagaccaatggaccgaccgacatgttcaaaacaatatacggaccgactgacagaccaatggaccaaccgacatgttcaaaacaatatacctcctcttcttcgaaggggggcataaatatcaaaaTAGAATTTTGCAAATTGATGGGTTTTGTTTATAGATTTTCTCAAAAGCTTTGTGAAAATTGGCCTTGAATAGGAGGAAAATGCAGCCCCCACAACATGCCTAAAACCTTATCCACTCAGATTGGGACAATTAAAATGGCCTTGTGCAACCAGCAAAAAAAAGAACAGCAAGCTATGCTATAAatgaagcccttaaaacttgaatccagtaagaataTAGTAAGAATGGTCATAAATTGTATTTGATTTGTAAAGGGACCTCAAACACATCAAAGTGCACATCTGTGTGGTTAAGGGTTGGGAcactactttctgcttttaatatatttttcatttaaagacagtctcttcttagcaaaaatccagttaaggcaaaaagtgtcgtccctgattagcctgtgtggactgcacaggctaatctggaaaaacacttaaggcacatgcattaaaccccattttcacagagcatggttcaTTTTATATCTAAAGCATAACATTGTTTAAAAGTTTTACATTTGGCCGATACAtacataatggaaaaagggcTAGACATTAAGTTCCACAACATTATTGAGGGTGTTACCCTTGggcaaaaattgtattatgttgaCAGAAATATATGAATGGAAATGAGAACACAAAACACAATATATCGATCTCATTCAGGAAATGATGGAActagttttaaaaataaaagtagaGATAATAACAAGTGCtgccccaataaatgctttgatagaaaatattgaaatgcactaagtgacccagtttttgacccggcatgacccatattccaacttgacctagatattggctagatacaacttctgaccaagtttggtaaagatcagatcaaaactatttgaattagaaagtggccacgaaaagtgtgacagactgacagtgcgaaaactatataatccttttctttgaaagggggcataaaaatgagaataatagaagtagtagttattATCATAACAATGACAATAGTAATAACTGACCTTCTCACTGGTGCTGGCTATCAGTTTAGACTTGTCCACTTTCATCTTGTGTATCTCCTGATAGAGATACTGCACCTCCGCAGCCAGCCTCGTCTTAATGTCCCGCTCCTCTCTCAACACTTTCTGTAGGCTCTCGTTGCTGGTCTGCAGGTGAAGGACTGAAACACACAGCAGTTAATGTACAGTATCCGTACAGTTTCAGTCTATAAACAGGCAGGTAAAAGTACATTATTTGCTTACTAGACAGGCAGGTAAGAATAGAGAATTTGATTATGAGACAGGCAGGTAAACGCATTTTCTTATTAGACAGGCAGGTGAATAAAGTTTTTGATTATTAGACAGGAAAGCAAAAGCATAGTATCTGTTAAAAAGACAGGCAGGTAGAAGTATAGTTTTTGTTTATAATCAGGCAAGAGTACAGTATTTGTTAATAAACAAGGCAGGCAAATTGACTTTTGCTTACTTTCTAGGCAGGTAAAAGTAcattattatatacctgttttatgcttttaacaaaatacaggttgtatcaatcgttgaaaaaaaaacaacgtattacgcaactcgctgtttccaattccataTTACCATAATAGCcagactacttcgacccatttaatgacgtcacattacgcgcgtcgaaaatataaatattttatataacaaaatatattacgtagttcatcgtgtgacgtcatttctgtgacgaaatacaatagttttatctaaactctatggaatttaaggacatgtcggacgtggtgttttttaacagtaaacaatttaaaaacattgaacgaattcaaaatgtattttggagtgtgtgtttatcatgcataaatgtatattttgataggattacaataaaatagtgtgatttaaactaagtttcgaaaaacacatggaagatagaagtggaagtgcatattgtttcaacgtttttgttataaacatccaATTAAAGTTGTTAATtgatataaacattggattaacgatgggattaaggtaagcgtgtcggaaacctttagttttcccggttcgaatgtttacacattaatttacataaactgtattcatacacGTCTTAAATAAATGGCGTACcgtttttgtcattgttttgtcagttttgttaaagtaaaaaatacaattgttgactgtttttgttagttgttgtatataataaacactctcgtggcttgtgctatttcgcatcacactcgaggctccgcctctcgtatgatacgtcatcacacaagccaatCGAGttatacaaactcttggaacaattgactagcataATATTCTGTATGTATTTTACTCAGCAGACAGGTAGGTAAAATTATAGTATTTGCATAATAGACAGACAGGGTAAAAGTGTACTATGTGCTTATTTAAATATTAGACAGGCAAGTAAAAGTATAGTATTTATTAATTAGAAAGGTAAAAAGTGCAGTAATTGTTCACAAGACATGGAGGTAAAAGAGTATTTCTAAAATACACAGGCAGGTAAAAGTAGAGTAAGGTATAAGTAGAGCATTTGCTTTTTAGACAAGCAGGTTAAAGTACAATATTTGCTTATAAGACCGGTGCGTAAAAGTACAGTATTTGCGTATGAGACAGAAAGGTTAAAGTACAGAATTTGCATATTAGACAGATAGGTTAAAGTACAGTATTTGATTATGAGACAGGCAGGTAAAAGTACAGAATTTGCATAATAGACAGATAGGTTAAAGTACAGTATTTGATAATGAGACAGGCAGGTAAAAGTAGAGTATTTGCTAATTAGACAGTGTATCAAAAGTACACTATTTGCTTTTCACACAAGCAGATAAAAGTACAGCATTTTTATTACAGACATGTCCTTATGCTCCCCTCTTCTCTGAACAGATATTTTTAAAGGCTGATTCAGCAAGCGCAGGACAGTACCAAAAAAGGATAAATAAATGAAAGGCAACATTCAAATGTGTATTTTGATGGGACAGTGAAATTGGGCATTTTAAAGGaaagctgtaaaaaaaaaaataatttgaatttatCAAGAGTGAACAAGGGCTTACTTTCAAAGTTGATATCTTTTGGTTCATTTTCTCCTTCCTTTTCTTTCAGTTGTTGGTTTAACATGCGAACCTTTCTGCAATATTCAACAAGATGATGCAATAAAAATATGCCAGTTGAAGCCATGTCAATATTGATTAATGGTCGCATTCAAATAAGCAAACGTCCAAAAGTGGATTGGATCAATATCAAggacaaaacaagagcaccgcataatgggtgccactcTCGGCTGCAGGtttagttttgaataaatgaagcttgacagatcttttttttttttagaagtcatagtgaccttgacctttgacctagtgacccaaaattgggtgtggcatgtaaaactcatcaaggtgcagctacatatgaagtttcaaagttgtaggttgaagcactttgattttagagccaatgtttaaaaccttgacaaaatgttaaggttttagcacgacgcggacgacacgacgataGATATGACACGacagacacgacgagctggctatgacaatacctcgggatttctccaaaaacagccaagctaatgaggtcaggtgatgtgacTATGGCGATAATGGTCACAGATAACATTGATACAAGCATTTAAGCTTTGTTACAATCTATATTGTAGTGTCATTGCCGGAAGGCCAAACTGTTTGACCTTCTCAATTACTCTCAGTCAAAAAGTGGGGTCAAGGTCAGTGTATGACCAGGCGATGTGGGTATGTCGATGTCATTCAAAGATAGCATCCatgaaagtatcaaagctttgttaGATGAATTATTATGTGAGACcaaagggaggcggaaaactacaacgggggaggcatggtcaggggtgataaccccaaaaaagggttagggtaagggttaggggtcgggttagggttgggattaggctaacccaaaccctaacccgacccctaacacttaccctaaccctctaacccccccttgcgcaataccataccatgcctcgcccgttgtcgttttccgcccccccccccccccccccccccccgagacCAAATGTGTCATTTTGAGCTAACCTCCTACAAAAGgttgtaaacaagagatgtgtttgtcagaaacacaatgccccctactgcgccactttgatttattttatttttttatcatttggcaggtacagataattatctccctttaaagctaattacttcccttggatttgtttttttttacctttgaccttgaaggatgaccttgacctttcatcaatcaaaatgtgcagctccatgagatacaaatgcatgccaaatatcaagttgctatcttcaatattgcaaaagttctcgcaacgaaggttaaagttgggacagaatgacagacagacgggccaaaaacaatatcccccgatcattcgatcagggggcataaaaactaagaGACAGACCAGACATTTATTCCTCTAGGCAACTTCAGATGTTGGGATCATTAGAAGTTTTCCAGTACattatacatacaaaataaattggaAGTCCTAAATTCTATGACAATATGCATATACATTAACAAGAGATAACCCAAGACAACGCCCTCGACTATTATTCCGCTAAGGTAAAGTATGTAAATTTTCAGTAACCTGGAATTCAATATAAATTTACATCTGGTTGTCAATCAAGTTTTAACCCATAAATAATGGAAAAACTTCCACCCCACGgttaactttatacatgtacttctaaaaaaagtttttaaaagccTGTTTGAGAAATATTTAAGCCTATTttttagggatggcatcgaataccaatatcggtattcgaatgttcacAAATTCATTCAATCCAATATTCGCATAAAATGGTTGGAtttattttaccttgttatgtgtaaATTTCCATTGgcttgtaagttatatccgtttgctaaatacgaggctgtttattaacgttgctatcgaaaaattgtatcgctgtcgactatactgtgatcgggcacaaatagaatgaaaaacatcgtgtcatagaattttattttttaatgattccacagatttgtagcagaccgcgcatatgtaaaactaagttaaCACACATtgcacgttgcggtcttcttatccacagaccgtgtaaagtattccatactgccgaaggggctggtggcattttcagatttgaattatgattccttgatgattgttttgtttatatcatctgttacttttgagtaattaacatattttaatgtctgttcaaactgtgatcacaaaaactaaattattattcgcaagtaaattgaagcccttaattggtacctaattgacaaacaacagttcgggccctttcttatagtaagtatattgcattgcgcgatttgagtaattcacacattttaatggctgtacatactgtgatcacaaaacttaattattattcgccactcaattgaaaccgttaattggcaccccattggcaaacaacggtcggggcctttcttagagcgtgtatattgcattgcgcaatcaacactgatacgggccgcgctatcagtttgacacgaagaacgtcacgtcaaacatgtttctcccaggtgatttcggttgctttttagtaagcggttcgcaggtcattaaatattggtgaaattacgtttggataaaaattgaaatatgcgaatatcatttttattattcaaatgctgaccattcaatcgaattttcgaataattttgccatccctactaTTTTTTGCTAGAATTTCACAAGACAGACATACCAGCGACCTTCCTAATTTTTAAATGGTGCTTCCAAAACTTGGTGGCCACCATTAGTGTTGACCCATGTATATTTGCGGTATAAAAACACATCAACAAACACAAAAATAAGAACCCAACCTTCTCAACTGGCTGTTTTCACTCCTGAGAGGTTGAATGGCAAGGTCAATCTCTGTCTggaggttaaaggtcaaggccaGCTGGGGAATGGAGTTGACTGTGTCATCAAGGTCACCCACCAGTCTGTTGACCTCAACATCTTCTGTAAAGGGAAACATGGTATGAAACCAATTTATAAAGTAGCAAATATGTTTGTACATGCAAACAGACAACACAGCAGCGCACTTATGGAGCTCAGTtacattttcaaaacacaatcttgttcacagagtttagtgtgtttttttaaacaatcctCAAATCACTTTACTTGCAACACTAAAATATTTTGAATAGTTTAACATAGTTACATTAACTATGAAAAGGACACTATTTTAAACAATGTGCTTGCCCTTGGGATAAAATCTTGGTCAACAAGAAGAACAAGGTAACTTGCTGCCACTACACAACGCAAGCCTTTGACTCTGTATTGTAGTTCAAACAATATGTTggtaatacatgtttttgtttatttatcaataaaaagcattacaAATACTTATCTTTTTTATGACTTCAAATTGGTGCATATCATTAAACCAATTcatattattataagttttcatatTCAGGAGTATTATTTTTGATGTATGACATGATGCATACATACATAAACTGTAAAAGCTTTATCACAAATCCTAAcataaattacatttacaaaatctTACTAATGACTCTATTGCATTCCTTCAACTCCTTCAGCAGGTAGCGTAGCTTTCTTATGCCAATATCACTGGCTGCAATCGCCTTGGCGTTGGCTGAGCTGTGATACCCTGGAATAGACAAACATTtcagcctctttctgggaaaactgggcttaatgcatgcacataaagttggagcccagattagcctgtgcattacacacaggctaatcagggaaccACAATTTGCACTTAAACaggatttttgttcagaaaagATTTCTTTCAAACGGGAGAAACATCCAAATAGAGTAAAAAAAGGTGTCCCTGATGAGCCGGTTCTGACTGCACAGgttcatctgggacaacacttgactcacttacattaagcccagtttccccacaATGAAACTCATATGCAATGAACTAGGGACTCGTGGACAGTGCTCCTGTATGGTATTTTGCTGCTTAACAAAGTGGCTTTCAAAAATCAGAAATGTTggatgataaataaaatataatatatacatatatatatatatatatatatatatatatatatatatatatatattgaaaaaataaacaagcgTCGCATGggtataaaaaaattgtattaatatatgttgatcggtttcgcacagctcatcagggcatataaaatatacaacaataacgTCAAATTGTCAAATTGTTATATTATGACGTCAAACGTCAAATTATAACAATGAATTTAACAGGggcttaaataaatcaataaaaaattgttCTTTTGCTAATCTAGCTGAAACAGAGTCCGAATAtaacttataaaatggaaatatttaaaattttggttCCATTTTAGAACAATCATCAAGATGTTTGCTTAAGGGCATTTGTCTTGTTGAGTTATCGggcatttgttgttcatgaatagttcgtCGATTACGTAGTTTATCTCCAGTTTGTCCaatgtaatatttattgcaaccactacatactaatacataaataacatttttgacacatcacatgacatttctgttttgattttaaatattttaccattaaaattaaagtttttgcCTTCTATCATATTACAAGCATTATATTTTATGaccacattatatatataatatataatgtggTCATAAAATATAATGCTTGTAATCAACCTCCTAAGATTGGTTGGTGATTGATAAGAAAATACAAAGATGTTTGAAGAACCCAAGTACTAAGTATAActttaaacagaaaaataaacacataaatatcattatatacgaaataaataacaatttcacATAACTGTTCTGCctttgtatatttcatttttgttatgtattctttttatatttattactatttgaatatttatattattattctcATACCTAAACTGGCTCCTTCCAGGGATGCCTGGCCCAACTGAAGGCTAGGGGCAGACAGCTGAGAAGTGGAGACTCCATGTTGACCTACTGCTGAGGACAGTACACTGGCTGCTTGAGGGACATTCATAAGGGGCCAGCTGATTGGCTGATTCTGTAGGGGAGGGGCTGGGACGTGGCCAATCACAGTGGGCGTCTGAGAATCATCAGGAATGAATACAATTTTCCCTCCTAAACTACTGGAGCCACTGTTATTGGAAATGTTTTGATTCTTTGGAGTTGAGGAGGTTAAAGCAGACAGGTTTTGAGACTCATTTTTCTGTTGGGCTCCCATTCTGAACGTGTTGCCCTTGGTTGTTTGCTGAACTGATGATTTATATGGACTCTTTTTTCTTTCCACAGGTAAATCCCTTTCAGGGACTTCATCCAATGACATCTGACCTCTGTTATGACCCAAAGTGGCGTCACTTCCATCAGACTTACTTTCAGAGCTGCCAGAAATACTTTCCTCAGTTTTGCACTGTAAATTATGGTCAATATTTTTATTGGAATATACAAGCTGCCCATGTTTCACACTATCAGGCTTGGATTTATATATCTGGTATTGTGAACATGCCTCTTGTTGCTGAGATTTACCATGAGTCTTTTCACACAAGACATCAGACTTTTCAGATCTAACGGATTCTCTTAAAGAATCCCTCTCTCCCCTCTCAATTACACTAGCAGTTCCACTTTCAGGCTGTCCAACAGTCTCAACATTACTCTTTTGTCTATTGGCAACTTCTTTGAGGTCTTTAAAATTTAAGACCCAGTTCTGTGGCGGCAGAAACTCTTTAGAATCCCCTGAGATATAGTGCTGGAATGCCGTAAGGGAGCTGTTTGTACTTGCAGGATTCTCAGTATCAATGAAGTCCTCGCCAGTCGATGGCATGACCGGCCGAAACATTGAGTCTCTCTGTGGAATAGTGAAACCTAGACTACCTCGGGCAGTGCCCCCAGAATCTCTTGTAGCTTGTGGTAGTAGGTCAGACGATTCCCTCCCAAAAGCTTCTAACTGGCGGTTATTCTTACTTACTAATTCTCTTGTGGTAGGTGCTTTTTCAGACCATTCTCTCCCGAGGGCTTCTGATTGCAGGAAATTGGTACTAACTAGGTCATGCTGACCTGTAATCATAGTTAAAAATGTGGATGTAAATTTGACACCATTTTTGTTAAGAACCACTTAAAATTTTGATGCAcgtaaataagtttttttatgtAAGGTAAACAAATGATAAATATGAAGAAGGAAATATATAGTAAATTTATTTTGGGTATTGATAGCttcaacacatttaaaacacTGTATATATGTCAAATtcagtctttgcatgtacatgtctttgtatattgattgtatatacatatatcacaaaatgaataaaatcattGAAACATAGAAAACAAATCATGCTAACCTAAGCTGCCCTTCTGTTCACTAAGTGCACATTGTTGCAATAAAGGCACAGGAATCCTACTATTGCTACTTCCATTGCCTCTAGTGTCAGCTGACGCTATATGAATATCCATAGCGTTTAACTTCTGTAGAGTTTCCTTGGCAACGGCCTCCTGAATCTGTTGATTTTTCTTCAGCTCAAGCTGCTTGTATATCTCCACCATCTGGGCCATGTTCTGAAGATGGTTCAAGCTCGGTGGCACAGAGGAGACTGTGGAGATATCACGTTCAGG from Dreissena polymorpha isolate Duluth1 chromosome 10, UMN_Dpol_1.0, whole genome shotgun sequence encodes the following:
- the LOC127847597 gene encoding uncharacterized protein LOC127847597 isoform X1: MFAKPASKKMSTPVNKQKVSAKPKAVSVKSGVKTTQHGKRSKSDSTKNGKAFKPAQRPDAGYSLYSTDSEDQVTLAFNEMETCEKILTHLKSKQKEPSTKSKGKSKVKRNETTSPPRPLNENPPVSTIVPGLSSMYGTPFPYGAAQLLRQVYGHDSATNPIFNSRLASSTPDPEKLAADTSACQLPNASESNIQQDVPERDISTVSSVPPSLNHLQNMAQMVEIYKQLELKKNQQIQEAVAKETLQKLNAMDIHIASADTRGNGSSNSRIPVPLLQQCALSEQKGSLGQHDLVSTNFLQSEALGREWSEKAPTTRELVSKNNRQLEAFGRESSDLLPQATRDSGGTARGSLGFTIPQRDSMFRPVMPSTGEDFIDTENPASTNSSLTAFQHYISGDSKEFLPPQNWVLNFKDLKEVANRQKSNVETVGQPESGTASVIERGERDSLRESVRSEKSDVLCEKTHGKSQQQEACSQYQIYKSKPDSVKHGQLVYSNKNIDHNLQCKTEESISGSSESKSDGSDATLGHNRGQMSLDEVPERDLPVERKKSPYKSSVQQTTKGNTFRMGAQQKNESQNLSALTSSTPKNQNISNNSGSSSLGGKIVFIPDDSQTPTVIGHVPAPPLQNQPISWPLMNVPQAASVLSSAVGQHGVSTSQLSAPSLQLGQASLEGASLGYHSSANAKAIAASDIGIRKLRYLLKELKECNRVIKDVEVNRLVGDLDDTVNSIPQLALTFNLQTEIDLAIQPLRSENSQLRRKVRMLNQQLKEKEGENEPKDINFEILHLQTSNESLQKVLREERDIKTRLAAEVQYLYQEIHKMKVDKSKLIASTSEKETEQLKVRQEITMEAQQVKHDLELLKKGHEGTLTQLEAIEKENHILQVTLRQRDEEIVRQQEIVETMKESISELLHELEQSRCEDRNWDHNQSYGLNRLLKIVEGDGQAGFTVRRGQQLAATKPLQRTPERRSRAAERRELDFDDSGATTSTARLTQEALADHNRHHLPVRAMTNGRQGPASESELDTLVDLQMKRDMGGAWNDRPGQRRTSSLSPVRLKNDQPGRDVRDLRGPGFPPMRSGAVALRDAGGNVGAERETYRPRPSRERIKRWESEEVKDGREELSPARGIRNRQPYNRGQMVGEYSPSRARAQQGYSSGGRATDGLQDGTEVSVEQSRYSVTDYFRKYHPQDTVTRPIETLVNKGLPPRGRYLNNRVAEFYTSSEADDRTAKSSEATGVVRNAQRLAKFRGRSADHTISAIHDDDNVSSVSMSSVTTANTVDEGKFRQGIATLDANIARLQQALLKTKSMLS